CATTGGGATCTTCCTCTGGACTACTGGCCTGACTCTTCTATTGTTGGGTGTTTCTTGGGGAGGGGTGATGTTCCCATGGGGCTCGCCAGCGACCATCTCGAGCTTGACCATAGGTACCGCACTTCTTGTGGCACTCTTCTGCTGGGAAGCGTTCGCCGACCTCAAGTATCCTGCTATTCCTGTCAAATTCTTTTCCAACCGGGGCTTCATGTCACTCGTCTGCTGCGCGACGGTTGCCACCGTGAGTAATACCTTCATCAGCTGTTCCTGTCCATCTTTCACTAAACCTTTCATAGATGTTCTACTACTCTGCCGTGCTCCTCTGGCCGCAACAAGTTCAGGCGCTTTACACAACAGACATCACCTACGGCGGTTGGCTTTCGGTATGCGAGTCCCCCATTAGCGTACCCGTCTTATCAACTAATGAGTGGCAGTCAACGGTGGCGAGTTCGACAGCACTTGGCCAAGTTTGTGCTGGGGGGATCATCAAATGGGGAGGCAACGTCCGGTATTGGATCATCTTCGCGACGTTTGCCATGGTTGGTTTTGTCGGTGCCCTCGCGTCTCTGACACCCGAGACGCTGAACCTCGGCATTGGCCTCACGATCTTGGGGCCCTTTTTCGTCGGCTTCATCGAACTCACATCCCTTGCTCTGGCCCCCCTGTTCTGCAAGCCCTCAGACATTGGCCTTGCGTCGGGTCTCTTGGCCTCGATCCGCTCTGCTGGCGGTTCGatcgccgttgccgtctACACGACCATCTTGTCCAACCGTCTCGCAACTGAGATTCCCGCAGCCATTAATGGGCCAGCTATTGCTGCCGGCCTGTCCCAGGGTCAGCTTCCAGCTCTTGCCAAGGCGGCGCAGGCAGGGAAACTGGCAGCCTTTCCCGGCTTGACCAGCGCCGTGAAAGCTGCTGTGGTGAGAGTATTGCCCAGCGCCTACACAAAGGCCTTTGAGACTGTATATCTAGCAAGTCTGGGATTTGGAGCTATTGCCATAGTCGGGTGTCTGTTCGCAAAAGACGCACAGAAGCACATGACAAACAAGGTCGAGAGAAGGATGGGCGATGGGAAAAGTTCATGAGAAACATACTTGAAGATGGTAGCTCTTGTGAAGACAAAGATGCATATGGAAAAGATGACTAGTTCAAAGTCAATACGCATGGGCCGTGATCTACATGTTTCTTGCAATGGACCTTGGGTTCACACAAAGCCAATTACCTCTCCAGGACGTCGAGTCTCCATCGCGAAACGACGATTTATCTGAAAAAAGCTTTCCGCCCTGTAACACACCGATCAAGAGAACATTTTGTTATGATATGGACTGAGGCTCGCAGTCTGCGTATGTACCACCGGCTGGGCAGTGGAGTTCCGCCCGGTTCCCTTTCGCTGCATACTGTCGGTTATGTGGTTGCGGGTCATACGCATGGGGGCGGGACAAACTAATCGATTTCGTGACTCATCCTTCCTGTCTTCATAAACCAGGAAAGGTTATGTCGAAGCCTTAAGACCGAGGTTCCACGATATAGTCTCATCACCATGTCAGCAACGCACCAATTCCGTGACAAAGTCATTGCCGTGACGGGTGCTGCCTCGGGCATAGGACTCGCTACCGCTCACCTTCTTGCAAGCCGAGGCGCCAAGCTCTCGTTGGCAGACATTAACGCAGAAGGCCTTCGAGAAGCTCATTCCGACATCCAAACTCGACACACCGAAGCTGAGATCTACACATCAGCCGTAGACGTCACAGACTACGACCAGGTGGAGAGATGGACAGCAAACACGATTGAACACTTCGGCAGACTCGATGGCGCAGCTAACCTCGCCGGCGTGATTCCAAAGTCCGTTGGCAAAAAGGGACTGGCGGATCAGGATCTCGACGAGTGGGAGTTTGTAATGGGAGTCAACCTCAAGGGCGTGATGCATTGTCTTAAGGCGCAGCTATCCATGATTCAGGACAATGGGTCCATCGTCAACGCCAGCAGCATCGCAGGCTTGCAAGGCCGACCCAACAACGGCGCGTATACGGCAAGCAAGCACGCCATCTTGGGGCTGACCAGGACGGCTGCGAAGGAGGTCGGATGCAGGAGTATCAGAGTCAACGCCGTTTGCCCGTAAGTTTGGTCCACGTTGTTTTATCGTTCACTCGCTCATCCGATGACACGATATACAGTGGTAGAATTGATACGCCCATGTCGagagcatcagcagcagctgggATACAAGCTGACGCGGCTTTGGGACGATCGGGCAGGCCTGAGGAGGTAGCGTCATTGATTGCCTTTCTCTTGAGTAGCGAGTCTACCTACATCACCGGAAGTGCAATCAGCATCGATGGCGGCTGGAACTGTTGATGGAAGAGGGATAGTTGTAAGACTGCTCCAAAATTTGAGCAAGTAAACGAACCGTTAATAACCTTGTCGTGTGCGGGTGAGGGACTCGTGGAGAAGCCTGCTTCTCAGTCGCTTCTTGTTGTGCAGATGATGACGACTAAGGGTGAAGTCTGGGTGTTTTTGGGGAATCAATGCCAAGTCGGATGCGTTTGCCTCCCGGCCAGTGATCCCAGTCCCCTCAAATTAAGTGTAAAATTGCGGTTTTGCGTCCAACCATGCCTTTAGTAGTAAAGCATAATGGATGAAGCTTGGACAGAGCCTCCGGGCTGAAGTAGGGCGGTGCAACCATGAACTCTATTTTTGAGAGCGGACGGCTGGATCGTTACGCCGACAGTTACTGATGATACGATTTGTAAGTTCTCGAGATTGAGACTATTCCATGATTATCGAGCTCACCTCGGTATAGAACGCTGCTTAGCAATACAGAGAGAGCTGTATTGATTGTAATCATTTTATTTGAAATCAACAAAGGAAGCTGGCAGTTTGAAGGCTATCCAAGCGTCGTCCTGCTCCTGATTAGACGTATATGTATAAAAGCgcacggcatcgccatcatcgtgaCTTTTACTGCTTCGAACACTACCATCTACACTCGTTGCAATCAGTTTTCAAAATTTCAACAAACTCACCATGCCTGCTCCTAGACTTTTCCTTTCTGCCCTTGCAGGATACTTGATCTCGAGtaccctcgccctcgaacTCCCAAAATATCGTGGTTTGAAGACGGCCCAGAACGGCGGTGTTCTCGAAGTCACCCTCCATAACCCCGACTCAGCCATCAACCTCTGGAGCCAGGACTTCCAAGAGGGACTTACCGATCTCGTTCAGAGGCTTCAGGTCGACAACAAAACCAAGGTCGTTGTCTTCAAGAGCGACGTCCCAAGATTCTTCTGCGCCCATGTGGACCTCCTCATTCCAGACATCCGTATGTATCAGCCTCAAGACCGAAAATTGCGTGAGCCGTTCTGACAGGTAGCCCAGAAACTGTCGGAGATAGGTTTTCGGCACTCATGTGGAATATCACGAACCTCCCGCAAGTCACCATTGGCGCTGTCGAAGGCAGAGCTCGCGGTGCAGGAAATGAGTTCTTGCTCGCCCTGGACATGCGATTTGCCACAAAGACAGAGACGCTTCTTGGCCAGATCGAGGTAGGCACCGGCCTCGTTCctgggggcggagggggccAGCTGCTTTCCCAGATCATCGGGAGGGGACTGGCAATGGAGTACATCTTGAGCGGCAAGGATATCAATGCAGAAGATGCAGAGAAGATCGGCTGGATCAACAAGGCCTTCAACAATGCTGCCGACATGTACGCCCACATCAACGAGCTCACGTCTCGCTTCAGTCTGTTCCCAGGGGGCGCGGTGGTTGCTGCGAAGAACTCGATCAACCTGTGGGCTCGGCCACCGCGGGAGAACTTCTTGaaagacgccgccgccttcaacgCGCGCCTGGCTGATCCCATCGTCACGCAACTGTTGGGCCGAGCCCTGGTTCTGACAAACAACCTGACACTGGGCGACATGGAGCTCAACTTGGGAAACACACTTCCCCTTCTTTACCAGTAATCAAACTCAGTGCTCGGGATTCTATATGCGTTGCAGGCGAACGGTCATGGGGACGGTCCAAGGAAGACATATTTCTAGTTTGTTGGCAGCAAATTCCCGTCATTTGTAGCATTCTGTTCGTTTAGAAATGCTCTGTAGATCCCTTATATTATTACTTCAGTAGGCTATCAAGAACTACGCTACATAGATGGCACACTGCCAGCACTTATGGATCCGTTTCTGATCTGTCATCTAAACAACATTGCAAATCGCTCAAACAGGTTCACGCTTGTCTTTGGGCTGGGGGATCCGCAAGTGACGATGAAGTTTTGAGACCTCAATCACATAATTTGAAAGCCACAGAACGACTGGCCAATGCCAGCGGTCACCCCAATGAGATTCGTAGTCTGTGATACATCTAGCAAGTTAGTATTAGTGTCTACTTCTGTAGTCACAAGTTGGCATTCTTTAAACACCCGATTTGGCTGTCATTACACCAATGGAGACAACAGCAATCGTTTCGTGAATCCATTGGGCAGTGAGCTTTGGAGTTGGATTTGGAGACTGTGCAGCATGAGTTTCTGCGTTTGCAAACTGTGTCTAGGAATACCCATCCGTGCGGTATGGAGTGCAGTCTGTCTCACTAACTTGATGTTTTCTCTTGAAAAACAAGTGCAGCCGGAAGGGGAATGCACTCTGCGTTTGCCGGACGGGCAAACTGGTGCCCGCGGGGACCTACTGCTAACTGCCTTCCGTTAACTCCCCGCTCCGCAAAGTCTCTAGTTTGGTGCCACGTACGTTGCCCAAGCTGCGATTTGTGTAGTTTGCCAAAGCACGAGGCAGAGTCTGACAAATCCGGTTACTGATTGCGGTTTTGATTACTGATACTGGCTTATTGAGTTTAGCGGATCTTATTCAATGACCGACCAAGGCATTCTCCCGCCTTTTCGGCTTGGATCTGTCGAGATATATCAGatcaccgtcgccgtcggaCAGTCGTGCCAAGCAAGGGAAACAACCAAGATCCGTTGACTACTTGCACACCAACTTAGAATATGTCGcagcaactccttgtcgtaAGTTACGCTAACCCTTGTGCAGACGACGTTATGTGACTGTTACTGATGGCCCGCAGATCACTGGCGTCTCTGGCCATGTGGGCTTTCGCGTGCTTGTGGAGGCTCTCGCCCGCGGGTATTCTGTTCGCGCCATCATACGAAAAGCCGAACAAGCTGAACACATCAAGAACGCCAAGTCTGTCCAACCCCACCTGAAGCAGTTGGATATATCTGTCATTCCCGATTTACTGGCTCCGGGAGCATTTGACGGGGCTCTCGATGGAGCAAGTGGAGTGGTCCACGTTGCCTCCCCGTTGCCTGTTTTCGTAAGCGACGGTGTGGTTGCTGCACATCTTGTCCATGAGAAACTAACTCGGCTTCGTACGTAGAGCGATAATCTTAGGCGTGATTTGATCGATCCGGCCATCGTGGCGACGTTGAGGGTTCTTGAGTCGGCTGCGAATGTACCGTCGATCAAACGAGTCGTCATTACATCTTCGGTTGCAGCCCTTCTCTCATGGGAGTACGTGATGTCGCATGATGTTACCACGACTTTCACCGGTATGCTGCCTAAGACCATTAGTTATATGATCTATATCAACTAATACCAGACTTCGTGACAGCTCGAGACACCTATGACCCCCCGGGACCCGATAGCGTGTTCGAATCACCATTCCAGGCTTATGGCGCTTCGAAAGCGTTGGCATTCAAGGCAACCGAGCGGTTCGTTGCGGAGAAAAAGCCCTCGTTCGATGTCATCAATATCATGCCGAGCATGGTTATCGGGAAAAATGAGCTGAATGCAACCAAGGAAGCGGTCGCAAGCGGCAcgaacaacaacatcatggCCCCGTTGCTGGGAATCGATACCCCATCGCCAGTGCTCGGCGTTTCCGTTCatgtcgacgatgtcgcaaAGGCGCATATCGACGCTCTTCGACCTGATGTCCCAGGCAACCGGAACTTCATCTGTTCTTCGGGTGGGCTACAGGGCACCGAGTGGAATAGCGTCAAATCCGTCGCTGCGCAGCTTTTCAAGAAGGAAGTGTCTGACGGCATTCTGCCATCGAACGGGTCCATCCCTACGAGGCCCATTCGCTTGGATGCATCAGACACGGAGGAGGTCTTTGGCTGGAAGTTTCAAGGCTTCGAGGAACAGGTGAAGAGTGTGGTCCAGCACTACCTCGAGCTACTGGAAGCTGAAGAGTCACGTCTGTAATGCATAGTGGTAATACCGAGCCCCTGTTCTGGGCCGGCAGGATTGCGGTCAATTCGATCGCCATTGTCTAGTGGTAGCCCGCGTTTATGATCAAATAACCGTTTGCGGTTGTctttctccatcttcttgaCGTC
The DNA window shown above is from Colletotrichum destructivum chromosome 2, complete sequence and carries:
- a CDS encoding Putative sugar transporter, major facilitator transporter Str1/Tri12, MFS transporter superfamily → MDISKSETYREFDRTSMDKHCDLDRDDASSIRSEALGDDLPPGYYYSPRFLGAMAGFCLSATSAYLFLILPTNVLTFINADIGPSPYISWVNIARTLSLSFTYTILGRLSDLFGRRWFFIGGNVVAFFGVIICAVARNVETLIVGAAVYGLGETVQLSFNVAVGELVPNKYRPMVLSLIFLTNAPVSAFGPFIARGFVKNPNLSWRWCFYINIITIGLAIVLLYLFYHPPTFELLHARKTKRQLLKELDYIGIFLWTTGLTLLLLGVSWGGVMFPWGSPATISSLTIGTALLVALFCWEAFADLKYPAIPVKFFSNRGFMSLVCCATVATMFYYSAVLLWPQQVQALYTTDITYGGWLSSTVASSTALGQVCAGGIIKWGGNVRYWIIFATFAMVGFVGALASLTPETLNLGIGLTILGPFFVGFIELTSLALAPLFCKPSDIGLASGLLASIRSAGGSIAVAVYTTILSNRLATEIPAAINGPAIAAGLSQGQLPALAKAAQAGKLAAFPGLTSAVKAAVVRVLPSAYTKAFETVYLASLGFGAIAIVGCLFAKDAQKHMTNKVERRMGDGKSS
- a CDS encoding Putative short-chain dehydrogenase/reductase SDR, NAD(P)-binding domain superfamily gives rise to the protein MSATHQFRDKVIAVTGAASGIGLATAHLLASRGAKLSLADINAEGLREAHSDIQTRHTEAEIYTSAVDVTDYDQVERWTANTIEHFGRLDGAANLAGVIPKSVGKKGLADQDLDEWEFVMGVNLKGVMHCLKAQLSMIQDNGSIVNASSIAGLQGRPNNGAYTASKHAILGLTRTAAKEVGCRSIRVNAVCPGRIDTPMSRASAAAGIQADAALGRSGRPEEVASLIAFLLSSESTYITGSAISIDGGWNC
- a CDS encoding Putative enoyl-CoA hydratase/isomerase, ClpP/crotonase-like domain superfamily is translated as MPAPRLFLSALAGYLISSTLALELPKYRGLKTAQNGGVLEVTLHNPDSAINLWSQDFQEGLTDLVQRLQVDNKTKVVVFKSDVPRFFCAHVDLLIPDIQTVGDRFSALMWNITNLPQVTIGAVEGRARGAGNEFLLALDMRFATKTETLLGQIEVGTGLVPGGGGGQLLSQIIGRGLAMEYILSGKDINAEDAEKIGWINKAFNNAADMYAHINELTSRFSLFPGGAVVAAKNSINLWARPPRENFLKDAAAFNARLADPIVTQLLGRALVLTNNLTLGDMELNLGNTLPLLYQ
- a CDS encoding Putative NAD-dependent epimerase/dehydratase, NAD(P)-binding domain superfamily; translated protein: MSQQLLVITGVSGHVGFRVLVEALARGYSVRAIIRKAEQAEHIKNAKSVQPHLKQLDISVIPDLLAPGAFDGALDGASGVVHVASPLPVFSDNLRRDLIDPAIVATLRVLESAANVPSIKRVVITSSVAALLSWEYVMSHDVTTTFTARDTYDPPGPDSVFESPFQAYGASKALAFKATERFVAEKKPSFDVINIMPSMVIGKNELNATKEAVASGTNNNIMAPLLGIDTPSPVLGVSVHVDDVAKAHIDALRPDVPGNRNFICSSGGLQGTEWNSVKSVAAQLFKKEVSDGILPSNGSIPTRPIRLDASDTEEVFGWKFQGFEEQVKSVVQHYLELLEAEESRL